One Actinospica robiniae DSM 44927 genomic region harbors:
- a CDS encoding acyl carrier protein has protein sequence MNGPMTYEDLASLMKSRAGTPVAPEDLADRPESAFGEFGLDSLGLLGVISELENRYGCSIDGEPSAHKSPGALLALVNDRITAGA, from the coding sequence ATGAACGGCCCCATGACCTATGAAGATCTCGCCTCCCTGATGAAGAGCCGCGCGGGCACGCCGGTCGCGCCCGAGGACCTGGCCGACCGGCCGGAGTCGGCCTTCGGCGAGTTCGGGCTCGACTCGCTCGGCCTGCTCGGGGTGATCTCCGAGCTGGAGAACCGCTACGGCTGCTCCATCGACGGCGAACCCTCGGCGCACAAGTCCCCGGGCGCCCTGCTGGCGCTCGTCAACGACCGCATCACCGCGGGAGCCTGA
- a CDS encoding SRPBCC family protein: MPGHTDNTIVIAAPLDLTWDLTNDLERWPELFSEYASVEVLDRQGDKVTFRLTMHPDENGQVWTWVSEREADRSALTVRARRVETGPFEHMDIAWHYQQVPEGTQMQWVQDFAMKPTAPVDDEKMTAHINRNSRIQMELIRDKVEAAHVRAAQKPAPARVSG; encoded by the coding sequence ATGCCCGGACACACCGACAACACGATCGTCATCGCGGCCCCGCTCGACCTCACCTGGGATCTGACCAACGACCTCGAGCGGTGGCCGGAGCTCTTCAGCGAGTACGCCTCGGTCGAGGTGCTCGACCGGCAGGGAGACAAGGTCACTTTCCGGCTCACGATGCACCCGGACGAGAACGGGCAGGTGTGGACCTGGGTGTCCGAGCGGGAGGCGGATCGCAGTGCCCTGACGGTGCGGGCCCGCCGGGTGGAGACCGGGCCGTTCGAGCACATGGACATCGCCTGGCACTACCAGCAGGTGCCGGAAGGCACGCAGATGCAGTGGGTGCAGGACTTCGCGATGAAGCCCACCGCCCCGGTGGACGACGAGAAGATGACCGCCCACATCAACCGCAACTCCCGGATCCAGATGGAGCTGATCCGGGACAAGGTCGAAGCCGCGCACGTCCGGGCCGCCCAGAAGCCGGCGCCCGCGCGCGTGTCCGGCTGA
- a CDS encoding TcmI family type II polyketide cyclase, whose amino-acid sequence MHRALIVARMKPDSAPDIADAFADSDRGELPALVGVTSRSLFQFGDLYLHLIEAERPPGPEVAKAKDHPDFRAVSQQLAAYVSAYDPATWQEPKDAMAREFYRWDRAIKI is encoded by the coding sequence ATGCACCGCGCTTTGATCGTCGCCCGGATGAAGCCGGACTCGGCCCCGGACATCGCCGACGCCTTCGCCGACTCCGACCGCGGCGAGCTGCCCGCCCTCGTCGGCGTGACCAGCCGCAGCCTGTTCCAGTTCGGCGACCTGTACCTGCACCTGATCGAGGCCGAGCGGCCGCCCGGCCCGGAGGTGGCCAAGGCGAAGGACCACCCGGACTTCCGGGCCGTCAGCCAGCAGCTGGCCGCCTACGTCTCCGCGTACGACCCGGCGACCTGGCAGGAACCTAAAGACGCGATGGCCCGCGAGTTCTACCGCTGGGACCGCGCGATCAAGATCTGA
- a CDS encoding methyltransferase, translating into MTTTSPANPSVSTPTRENVSMRMRELVFGAACAAAVRAAAELRIADHLGDKPATADELAAAVGVPSEPLTRLLRALTCYGVFTEDGSGRFGHTEMSRLLQEDSPDSLRYIALWCTEPWTWEAWPHLADAVRSGRSVFPEVFGKEFFAYLHDGAGESARVFDKAMTQSSRQSANDVAAFVDLAGAASVVDIGGGQGHVLAALLERHPQLRGTLLDLPAVVANADPRLREGGALSARAEIIAGDCRTAIPVEADLYIIKNVLEWDDESTRRTLRNIVEAARPGTRVLAIENLVDESQSMRFTTAMDLMLLMNVGGAKHTKASLAALMTEAGLRIKDVRPVNPYLHAFDSTV; encoded by the coding sequence ATGACCACGACTTCCCCCGCCAACCCTTCGGTCTCCACGCCCACGCGCGAGAACGTCTCGATGCGCATGCGCGAGCTCGTCTTCGGCGCGGCCTGCGCCGCTGCGGTGCGCGCGGCCGCCGAGCTGCGCATCGCCGACCATCTCGGCGACAAGCCGGCCACGGCGGACGAACTGGCCGCGGCCGTCGGCGTGCCGAGCGAGCCGCTGACCCGACTTCTCCGAGCCCTGACCTGCTACGGCGTCTTCACTGAGGACGGGAGCGGCCGGTTCGGGCACACCGAGATGTCCCGGCTGCTCCAGGAGGACTCGCCCGACAGCCTCCGCTACATCGCCCTGTGGTGCACCGAGCCGTGGACGTGGGAGGCCTGGCCGCACCTGGCCGACGCCGTGCGTTCCGGCCGGAGTGTGTTCCCCGAGGTGTTCGGCAAGGAGTTCTTCGCGTACCTGCACGACGGCGCCGGCGAGTCCGCCCGCGTGTTCGACAAGGCCATGACGCAGTCGAGCCGGCAGTCGGCCAACGACGTCGCGGCCTTCGTCGACCTCGCGGGGGCCGCCTCCGTGGTCGACATCGGCGGCGGCCAGGGCCACGTCCTGGCCGCCCTGCTGGAGCGGCATCCGCAGCTGCGCGGCACGTTGCTCGACCTCCCCGCCGTGGTGGCGAACGCCGACCCCCGCCTGCGCGAGGGCGGTGCGCTCTCCGCTCGCGCCGAGATCATCGCAGGGGACTGCCGCACCGCCATTCCGGTCGAGGCAGACCTCTACATCATCAAGAACGTCCTGGAGTGGGACGACGAGAGCACCCGCAGAACCCTGCGCAACATCGTCGAGGCGGCCCGCCCCGGCACCAGGGTCCTGGCGATCGAGAACCTCGTGGACGAGAGCCAGTCGATGAGGTTCACCACCGCCATGGACCTGATGCTGCTGATGAACGTCGGCGGCGCGAAGCACACCAAGGCGAGCCTGGCCGCCCTGATGACCGAGGCGGGCCTGCGCATCAAGGACGTCCGGCCGGTCAACCCGTACCTGCACGCCTTCGACAGCACGGTGTGA
- a CDS encoding AfsR/SARP family transcriptional regulator: MMSVVFGLLGPVRAAVDGRDIVISALRQREVFAALLLHPNRSLRPAELAALVWSDRPPAAWRGTLQSHVMRLRRTLGPEAGARIRTTPTGYAVRVAEDELDTLALAAHHAVGIQALGRHDWETAAGRFAAALSLFRGDPLADVEGLAARSGHLARFDELRVRAAEGRIDADLALGRQAEVIGELRALVHRHPLRERPHAQLIDALAGVGRRAEALEVYRSLRARMIEELGIEPGEAARQAHLRALTHAPVRVVETDPGRYAPDLLPPLSAHWVGREAELAAVCAALGHAAHAGGTPLMVITGSGGIGKTALAVSAARQCATLFPHGRLFLRLGAASAEPVPAAEVPRLLLGQLGFADYEMPRDTAHRQRLVADVLAHRRVLVVLDEVDDGAALVPLIPRSGASALIVTGRAAPLAYLPGRVLGLTGLDDAASLALLRMAVGAARVDREPCAAEAIVEACGGLPLALRIATARLASRPAWALSKFAERLADPENRLRELRLGEVSVRAVLDAGLRAAERTALPGAAAPARILRLLGSMPAQDLGLDAVCALADAPPQQVEDSLEALVDHYLAESPEIGVYRLRALQHAYAAQLSDVLHPARL, translated from the coding sequence ATGATGTCCGTCGTGTTCGGTCTGCTCGGCCCGGTCCGCGCCGCCGTGGACGGCCGGGACATCGTCATCAGCGCCCTGCGGCAGCGCGAGGTCTTCGCCGCGCTGCTGCTGCATCCCAACCGCAGCCTGCGCCCGGCCGAGCTGGCGGCGCTGGTGTGGTCGGACCGGCCGCCCGCGGCCTGGCGCGGCACGCTGCAGAGCCACGTGATGCGGCTGCGGCGCACGCTCGGCCCGGAGGCCGGGGCGCGGATCAGGACCACCCCCACCGGCTACGCCGTGCGCGTCGCCGAGGACGAACTCGACACGCTGGCGCTGGCCGCCCACCACGCGGTCGGCATCCAGGCGCTGGGCCGGCACGACTGGGAGACCGCGGCCGGCCGGTTCGCCGCGGCGCTGAGCCTGTTCCGGGGGGACCCGCTGGCCGACGTGGAGGGCCTGGCCGCCCGTTCCGGCCACCTCGCCCGCTTCGACGAGCTGCGGGTGCGCGCCGCCGAAGGCCGGATCGACGCGGATCTCGCGCTGGGCCGGCAGGCCGAGGTCATCGGCGAGCTGCGGGCCCTGGTCCACCGCCACCCGCTGCGCGAACGTCCGCACGCCCAGCTGATCGACGCCCTCGCCGGAGTGGGGCGGCGCGCGGAGGCGCTCGAGGTCTACCGGAGCCTGCGGGCCCGGATGATCGAAGAGCTCGGCATCGAGCCCGGCGAGGCGGCGCGGCAAGCCCATCTTCGCGCGTTGACCCACGCGCCGGTCCGCGTGGTGGAAACGGACCCCGGCAGGTATGCGCCCGACCTGCTGCCGCCGCTGTCCGCGCACTGGGTCGGCCGCGAGGCGGAACTGGCCGCCGTCTGCGCCGCGCTAGGGCACGCCGCGCACGCCGGCGGCACGCCGCTCATGGTGATCACCGGCAGCGGCGGCATCGGCAAGACGGCCCTCGCGGTGTCGGCGGCGCGGCAGTGCGCGACGCTGTTCCCGCACGGACGGCTCTTCCTACGCCTCGGCGCGGCCTCCGCCGAGCCGGTGCCGGCCGCCGAAGTGCCGAGGCTGTTGCTGGGTCAGCTCGGGTTCGCCGACTACGAAATGCCCCGGGACACGGCGCACCGCCAACGGCTGGTCGCCGACGTGCTCGCGCACCGCCGTGTCCTGGTCGTCCTCGACGAGGTCGACGACGGTGCGGCGCTGGTCCCGCTGATCCCTCGCAGCGGGGCCAGTGCCCTGATCGTGACCGGCCGCGCCGCGCCGCTGGCATACCTGCCCGGGCGCGTGCTGGGGCTGACCGGGCTCGACGACGCCGCCTCGCTGGCCCTGCTGCGAATGGCCGTCGGCGCCGCCCGCGTCGACCGGGAGCCCTGCGCGGCCGAAGCGATCGTCGAGGCCTGCGGGGGTCTGCCGCTCGCCCTGCGCATCGCGACCGCGCGGCTGGCCTCCCGGCCGGCCTGGGCCTTGTCCAAGTTCGCGGAGCGCCTGGCCGACCCGGAGAACCGGCTGCGCGAGTTGCGCCTCGGCGAGGTGTCCGTGCGCGCAGTCCTCGACGCCGGTCTGCGCGCGGCGGAACGCACCGCCCTCCCCGGCGCGGCCGCACCCGCGCGGATCCTGCGCCTGCTCGGCTCGATGCCGGCCCAGGACCTCGGCCTCGACGCCGTCTGCGCCCTGGCCGACGCCCCGCCTCAGCAGGTCGAGGACTCCCTCGAGGCGCTCGTCGACCACTATCTGGCCGAGTCTCCGGAGATCGGCGTGTACCGGCTGCGCGCCCTCCAGCACGCCTACGCCGCACAGCTTTCCGACGTACTCCATCCGGCTCGCTTGTAA
- a CDS encoding condensation domain-containing protein has product MKQYSEITVEYGGLESWSGPATWGQSAIWAPIAWYAPDDHYFNLDRVLTLGSGLTPVDLSAVLRDAVTRHPALRTAFTPQPDGSLRQILHGSGTVRVRHFPAERGEAEAAARSLLAAERRESFDLAAGPPLRVIAVGSADLIYAVGLVVSHLVTDGGGVDILIDDLRKLAAYRRRDPSRLPPKPEGRSPREQAEYEAGPAAQRRGAAALGQWRALLDDAPTRLLPQAPAEADATDAPDRWREAWLDGPAVDLASRWLADRWHRSPGAVVLAAFVAGLTAFTGQDPVALKVILGNRVSAAQRSAVGNFAQDGLICLRSAGLQLVDLAAQADAALLAAARHGHYDPAAMRDAVAEVGKERGDALELTSYFNDFRPPAAAPDEQQVRGLEPAPVRWGEAWAKQDWLMFLKVWPEGGSSYARLLADTRRLPCEQAEVLLSGIQDLLLSEVKETLVPSAA; this is encoded by the coding sequence TTGAAACAGTATTCTGAAATAACGGTCGAATATGGAGGCCTGGAGAGCTGGTCCGGCCCCGCGACCTGGGGACAGTCCGCCATCTGGGCACCCATCGCGTGGTACGCGCCCGATGACCACTATTTCAATCTGGACCGCGTGCTCACTCTCGGTTCCGGTCTGACGCCGGTTGATCTCAGCGCCGTGCTGCGCGACGCGGTGACGCGTCATCCGGCATTGCGCACTGCTTTCACGCCGCAGCCCGACGGATCTCTCCGGCAGATCCTGCACGGTTCGGGTACCGTCCGGGTGCGGCATTTCCCGGCCGAGCGCGGGGAGGCGGAAGCCGCCGCACGCTCGCTGCTCGCCGCCGAGCGCCGCGAGAGCTTCGATCTCGCAGCGGGCCCGCCGCTGCGCGTGATCGCGGTCGGTTCCGCAGACCTCATATACGCCGTCGGGCTGGTCGTCTCGCACCTCGTCACCGACGGTGGCGGCGTGGACATCCTCATCGACGACCTGCGCAAACTCGCCGCGTACCGCCGCCGCGATCCCTCGCGACTGCCGCCCAAGCCGGAGGGGCGCAGCCCCCGCGAGCAAGCCGAGTACGAAGCTGGACCCGCCGCGCAACGCCGCGGCGCTGCGGCGCTTGGGCAGTGGCGCGCGCTGTTGGACGACGCGCCGACCCGTCTCCTGCCGCAGGCCCCGGCTGAGGCGGACGCGACCGACGCGCCGGATCGCTGGCGGGAGGCGTGGCTGGACGGACCCGCCGTCGACCTGGCCTCGCGCTGGCTCGCGGACCGGTGGCACCGAAGCCCGGGCGCGGTCGTACTGGCGGCCTTCGTCGCCGGACTCACCGCGTTCACCGGACAGGATCCGGTCGCACTGAAGGTGATCCTGGGCAACCGCGTCTCCGCGGCGCAGCGCTCTGCGGTCGGCAATTTCGCACAGGACGGCCTCATCTGCCTCCGCTCGGCTGGCCTGCAGTTGGTCGATCTAGCCGCTCAGGCCGACGCCGCGTTGCTAGCGGCGGCGCGCCACGGCCACTACGACCCCGCCGCCATGCGCGACGCCGTGGCCGAGGTCGGCAAAGAGCGCGGCGACGCGCTTGAGCTCACCTCCTACTTCAACGACTTCCGGCCACCGGCCGCAGCCCCGGACGAGCAGCAGGTGCGTGGTCTCGAACCGGCCCCGGTGCGCTGGGGCGAGGCGTGGGCCAAGCAGGATTGGTTGATGTTCCTGAAGGTCTGGCCAGAGGGCGGATCGTCGTACGCCCGGCTGCTCGCGGACACGCGGCGCCTGCCGTGTGAGCAGGCTGAGGTGCTGCTGAGCGGGATACAAGACCTGCTGCTGAGCGAGGTGAAAGAGACGCTCGTCCCTTCGGCAGCTTAA
- a CDS encoding HNH endonuclease, translated as MTDIADALEVPDVAGLEQMAVVLRASVARQLEALAAAGPEDREAAAASLELAAAIGRIEQVAHGLHLQALAQADRVKAARGGIGPWLAARQGYATGHARALARDARLLACVPDLAPHLTAGELTADATRLLARTVKACKDTSIDPAAATSAILHLVKQDGVSAAAGHVRALEHRLDPDKAKSDHERHRQRSKAESWRLENGLWRFEILLDPARAAVVKAALEALTAHWMRVNGRDGIQILPEDVKTTEQITAHAFYHLAKVCLNAPPRLRQAAFTPPVIFTAPLPDTDTDAEPTTTSGPMHNPAAATAGTAATAVTQDPVAPPATVAAAANAAAGTHHHTPATATPATAVLPDPVSGTMGPTIAVMRDPASDTVLEERSGGARGGRIPDGCALSAYDDVIPLAALVRTPPTGLAPLRDSARLRDRARLHDPAWLEDHARHRILHHDRDHRPVLLDGQPIDQNPHARLASAAQRTALAVRDRTCTYAGCDRPFPWSLEAHHLTPYSEGGATTLTNLTSLCAEHHRTLHHPDPH; from the coding sequence ATGACGGACATCGCGGACGCGCTAGAGGTGCCGGATGTGGCAGGGCTCGAGCAGATGGCCGTGGTGCTGCGCGCGAGTGTGGCCCGGCAGCTGGAGGCCTTGGCCGCGGCGGGGCCGGAGGATCGGGAGGCGGCCGCGGCGAGCCTGGAGCTGGCGGCGGCGATCGGGCGGATCGAGCAGGTCGCGCACGGCCTGCACCTGCAGGCGCTCGCGCAGGCGGACCGGGTCAAAGCGGCGCGCGGGGGGATCGGGCCCTGGCTCGCGGCACGGCAGGGCTATGCCACCGGTCACGCCCGCGCCCTGGCCCGAGACGCCCGGCTCCTCGCCTGCGTCCCGGACCTCGCCCCACACCTGACCGCCGGCGAGCTCACGGCGGACGCCACCCGGCTGCTGGCCCGCACCGTCAAAGCCTGCAAAGACACCAGCATCGACCCCGCCGCAGCGACCAGCGCGATCCTGCACCTGGTGAAGCAGGACGGGGTCAGCGCCGCGGCCGGACACGTCCGGGCACTCGAGCACCGGCTCGACCCGGACAAGGCCAAGTCGGATCATGAGCGGCATCGGCAGCGCAGCAAAGCGGAATCGTGGAGGCTCGAGAACGGGCTGTGGCGCTTCGAGATCCTGCTCGACCCCGCCCGGGCCGCCGTCGTGAAAGCCGCGCTCGAGGCCCTGACCGCGCACTGGATGCGCGTCAACGGCCGCGACGGCATCCAGATCCTGCCCGAAGACGTGAAAACCACCGAGCAGATCACCGCCCACGCCTTCTACCACCTCGCGAAAGTCTGCCTCAACGCACCACCCCGCCTACGCCAAGCAGCCTTCACCCCGCCCGTCATCTTCACCGCCCCCCTCCCGGACACAGACACCGACGCGGAACCGACGACCACTTCCGGGCCGATGCATAATCCGGCAGCGGCCACCGCCGGCACAGCCGCCACCGCAGTGACGCAGGATCCGGTAGCGCCCCCGGCCACCGTTGCGGCCGCCGCGAACGCAGCGGCGGGCACGCATCATCACACACCGGCCACTGCCACCCCCGCCACCGCAGTGCTGCCGGATCCGGTATCGGGCACCATGGGCCCCACGATCGCGGTGATGCGGGATCCGGCATCGGATACGGTCCTCGAGGAGCGCTCCGGCGGCGCTCGTGGCGGCCGGATCCCGGACGGATGCGCGCTGAGCGCCTACGACGACGTCATCCCCCTCGCCGCTCTCGTCCGCACACCTCCGACCGGCCTGGCACCACTGCGAGATTCCGCACGGCTGCGCGATCGCGCACGGCTGCATGATCCGGCATGGCTGGAGGATCACGCGCGCCACCGGATCCTGCACCACGACCGCGACCACCGCCCCGTCCTGCTCGACGGGCAGCCGATCGACCAGAACCCGCACGCCCGCCTGGCCAGCGCCGCCCAGCGCACCGCCCTCGCCGTACGCGACCGCACCTGCACCTACGCCGGGTGCGACCGACCCTTCCCCTGGTCCCTCGAAGCCCACCACCTGACCCCCTACTCCGAAGGCGGGGCCACGACCCTGACGAACCTCACCTCCCTCTGCGCCGAACACCACCGCACCCTCCACCACCCCGACCCCCACTGA
- a CDS encoding class I adenylate-forming enzyme family protein translates to MLDIRAWQEPERIAVQVLGGGSLKFGRWRAGARTLAAALAERGARPGDRIALRFDAREWDEYALCFLGVLAAGCVAVPLSERAAPAETAYMLGHCEPVGVLRGARLDVPAGPWWVESEPFGGVGDSSGGNDGVADEPFGVAGESPDASYGVAKEPFGVVGDSSDGRPGVAGEPFGVVGDGSGGRAGVAGEPFASWGPGHPAQILYTSGTTGRPKAVLADHANLVHGCVLDPRRQPLRHSERFLHAFPIGTNAGQTMLVNALNAHAAALVAPQFRARSFARAVEAHQVGSVFLVPAMAAELVGSDAADRADLTGVRLVGSTAAPLPPALAVGLAKIFPAATVINTYTSTEAAPAFTSMIVDPARPAALGRPVDGAVRILDEHGAEVGSGATGEVWLRSPVSPRSYYRAEVTDGAVFRGRWIRMGDLGYFDDDGFLFLVDRDGDVIKTGAFKVSTLQVENALHEHPAVTDAAVFGLGHPVLGMVPAAAVVLGPQVTAEELRAFLAPKVASHAVPQRILFLQELPRNPAGKVLKRLLREQAEQSATVRADRSPV, encoded by the coding sequence TTGCTGGACATCCGGGCGTGGCAGGAGCCGGAGCGGATCGCGGTCCAGGTGCTGGGCGGGGGCTCGCTCAAGTTCGGACGCTGGCGGGCCGGGGCGCGAACCCTTGCCGCGGCACTGGCGGAACGCGGCGCTCGGCCGGGGGACCGGATCGCGCTGCGCTTCGACGCGCGCGAGTGGGACGAATACGCGCTCTGCTTCCTCGGTGTGCTCGCGGCCGGCTGCGTGGCCGTCCCGCTCTCGGAGCGGGCGGCGCCGGCCGAGACGGCTTATATGCTCGGGCACTGCGAGCCCGTGGGCGTGCTGCGCGGCGCTCGCTTGGACGTGCCGGCCGGGCCTTGGTGGGTCGAGAGTGAGCCATTCGGCGGCGTGGGCGACAGTTCCGGCGGGAACGATGGGGTCGCTGACGAGCCGTTCGGGGTCGCGGGCGAAAGTCCCGACGCGAGCTACGGGGTCGCTAAGGAGCCGTTCGGGGTCGTGGGCGACAGTTCCGACGGACGCCCCGGGGTCGCTGGCGAGCCGTTCGGGGTCGTGGGCGACGGCTCCGGCGGGCGCGCCGGGGTCGCTGGCGAGCCGTTCGCTTCCTGGGGTCCCGGCCATCCGGCGCAGATCCTGTACACCTCCGGCACCACCGGCCGTCCCAAGGCCGTGCTCGCCGACCACGCCAATCTGGTGCATGGCTGCGTGCTCGACCCTCGGCGTCAGCCGCTGCGGCACTCCGAGCGCTTCCTGCACGCGTTCCCGATCGGCACCAACGCCGGTCAGACCATGCTGGTCAACGCGCTCAACGCGCACGCGGCGGCACTGGTCGCGCCGCAGTTCCGGGCTCGTTCCTTCGCTCGGGCCGTGGAGGCGCACCAGGTCGGTTCGGTCTTCCTGGTCCCGGCCATGGCCGCTGAGCTGGTCGGGTCGGACGCAGCCGACCGGGCCGACCTGACGGGTGTTCGGCTCGTTGGTTCCACCGCCGCACCGCTCCCGCCTGCTCTCGCGGTCGGCCTGGCCAAGATCTTCCCCGCCGCAACTGTCATCAACACCTACACGTCCACGGAGGCGGCGCCCGCCTTCACCTCGATGATTGTCGACCCGGCTCGCCCCGCGGCCCTCGGCCGCCCGGTCGACGGAGCGGTTCGGATCCTCGACGAGCACGGCGCGGAGGTCGGGTCGGGCGCCACCGGCGAGGTCTGGCTGCGCTCGCCGGTCTCGCCGCGCTCCTACTATCGGGCCGAGGTGACCGATGGGGCAGTTTTCCGCGGCCGCTGGATTCGCATGGGCGACCTCGGCTATTTCGACGACGACGGCTTCCTCTTCCTCGTCGACCGAGACGGCGACGTCATCAAGACCGGGGCGTTCAAGGTCTCCACGTTGCAGGTGGAGAACGCCTTGCATGAGCATCCCGCGGTGACCGATGCGGCTGTGTTCGGCCTCGGCCACCCGGTGCTCGGCATGGTCCCGGCCGCCGCTGTCGTGCTCGGCCCGCAGGTCACCGCCGAGGAGCTGCGTGCGTTCCTGGCGCCGAAGGTGGCCTCACACGCGGTACCGCAGCGCATCCTGTTCCTGCAGGAACTGCCGCGCAATCCGGCCGGCAAGGTCCTCAAGCGGCTGCTGCGCGAGCAGGCCGAGCAGTCCGCCACCGTCCGCGCTGATCGCTCCCCCGTATGA